The Chryseobacterium sp. G0186 genome includes the window ACCCATCCTAAAACGGTGTTCCATTGCCTAAAAGTCCAATTTTTCATAGTATTAAATCAATTATGCGAAAATAGGGCTTTTATATTATTTTATATTGTTTTTAACAAATTTTAAAAAATTGGCGTAGTATTTGCGATTAAAGTCCTGTTCAAACTGTAAACAGGAAAAGAACTATTTCTAAAATGATGTCTGAGAAATCAAACAAAAGTTTAGTAATTATTTATTTTTTTGTATTTTTGCAGTCAGATTTTTATTGAAAATAACAAATAATGAGTAATGTTTACGATAATATTCTTGGCCTAATAGGACACACTCCGATGGTGAAGCTAAATACTGTTACAAAAGATATTCCAGCAACCGTTTATGCCAAGTTAGAATCATATAATCCTGGACATTCCACCAAAGACCGAATCGCACTTCATATTATAGAGAACGCAGAGGAAAGAGGCTTATTGAAAGAAGATTCCGTAGTTGTAGAAACTACATCAGGAAACACTGGGTTTTCTATTGCAATGGTATGTATCATCAAGGGATATAAATGTATTCTCGCAGTAAGCGACAAGACAAAACCTGAGAAAATTGCTTATCTAAAAGCATTAGGAGCTACTGTATATATATGTCCTGCCAATGTACCTGCGGATGATCCAAGATCTTATTATGAAGTAGCGAAAAGAATCGCTTTGGAAACTCCCAATTCTATTTATATCAATCAGTACTTTAATGAACTGAATATTGATGCCCATTATCAGACTACAGGTCCTGAAATCTGGGAACAGACAGAAGGTAAGATCACTCACCTTTTTGCCTGTACCGGAACAGGAGGAACGTTGTCTGGTTCAGCAAAGTTTTTGAAGGAGAAAAACCCGGATATTAAAATCATCGGGGTGGATGCAGATGGATCTATATTAAAAAGCTATCACGAGACAGGTGAAATTCACAAGGAAGATGTACACCCTTATCAGATTGAGGGGATGGGAAAAAATTTGATCCCTTCCGCTCTTCTTTTCGATAAGGTGGATGAGTTTGTAAGGGTAAATGATGAAATGGCTGCCTACAGAACCCGTGAGATTGCTTTAAAGGAAGCTATTATGGGAGGTTATACGACAGGAGCTGTAACCCAAGGACTGATGCAGTATGCCCAGTCTCATGAATTAACTGAAAATGATATGGTTGTTTTAATATACCCTGATCATGGTTCCAGATACATCACGAAAGTATACAGTGATAAATGGATGGCTGAGCAAGGGTTTGTCAACAACTGTGTTCATAACTACGACGAAGTCTTCAAGACAGAGTTTATTAAATAGGAATAAATAAAATCACGATATAAAAAAGCCTTTTGCGTGTACTACAAGAAAGGCTTTTTTACTTAAAAATTACGATACAATGTTGGATATTTTTGAAAGAATAAAAGAAAATCCAGGACCTCTTGGACAATTTGCAGATTATGGAGAAGGCTATTTTATTTTCCCAAGATTAGAGGGACCTATCGGCCCTAGAATGCAATTTCAGGGTAGAGAAGTAATTTTCTGGAGTGCCAATGACTATTTAGGATTATGTAATCATCCTGAAGTAATAGAAGCAGATGCAAAAGCGGCTGCAGAATACGGAATGTTCTATCCAATGGGAGCAAGAGCGATGTCTGGAGAAACAGATCAGCACCTTCAGTTGGAAAGAGAATTGGCAGACTTCGTAAAAAAAGAATCAGCATACTTATTGAATTTCGGTTACCAGGGAATGGTTTCTACCATTGATGCTTTGGTAAGCAGAAACGATGTTATTGTTTATGATATGGATTCTCATGCCTGCATCGTGGATGGGGTAAGACTTCATTCTGGTAAGAGATTTACTTACAAGCACAATGATATGGAAAGCCTTGAAAAGAATCTTCAAAGAGCAACCAAAGTTGCGGAAGAAACTGGAGGCGGGATCTTGGTGATTACTGAGGGGGTTTTCGGAATGAGAGGCCAACAAGGGAAAATCAAGGAAATTTGTGAACTTAAATCAAAATATCAGTTCAGATTATTGGTAGATGATGCCCACGGATTCGGAACACTTGGTAAGACAGGTGCCGGAGTAGGTGAAGAGCAGGATTGTAATGATCAGATTGATGTATATTTCTCTACTTTTGCAAAATCGATGGCTGGTTTCGGAGCATTCCTTGCGGGTGACAAAGAAATCATCAGATACCTTAAATTTAACCTAAGATCACAAATCTTTGCAAAATCTCTTACCATGCCAATGGTAATCGGAGGTTTAAAAAGACTTGAGCTATTGAGATCAAGACCTGAAATCAAGGCTAAACTTTGGGAGAATGTTGACAAATTACAGAGCGGATTAAAGGAAAGAGGGTTCAACATCGGAGATACCAATACTTGTGTAACACCGGTAATGATGCAGGGAACTCCTGTAGAAGCTACTCTACTGGTAAAAGACCTAAGAGAAAATTACGGAATCTTTACTTCGGTGGTAGTATATCCTGTTATTCCTAAAGGAATGATTCTTTTAAGATTAATTCCTACTGCTTCCCATACGGATGCTGAGATTAATGAAACTCTGGCCGCATTTGAAGGGATTCACGATAAATTAGTAAGTGGTTACTATAAAGAGCAGGAACAAAAATTACTGCAGGAACAGGGATTAAGTTTTAAACCGATCTAATCTTTAAAAAAATATAAAAAAGCCACTGATTGATTCAGTGGTTTTTTTTTAATCTAAAAACTATAAAGCTATAAAAACAAATGAAACTTAAAGGGTACATGTTGGGCGTTTTATCAGCCGTTTCTTATGGATTAATTCCGATTTTTATTCTGCCGATCAAGCAGGCTCATTTTTCAATGGACATTACCCTGTTTTACAGGTTTTTCTTTTCTGCCCTCATGGTAGGCGGATATCTGATTTATTCCAGGCAAAATTTTAGAATCAATAAAAAAGAGGCTTTAATATTGGCTATTCTTGGAATTTGCTATGCCCTTTCTTCCGAGTTTCTGTTTTTAGGGTATGATTTTCTTACACCGGGAATTGCCTCAACGGTTTTATTTATCTATCCGGTCATTGTAGCCTTAATTATGTTTTTCTTTTATAAAGAAAGGCTTACCCAACTATCTGTAGTTTCATTACTTCTTGCTCTTGCAGGAGTAATTGTTTTATGCTTAAAAGGAAATGGTTTTGAGATTAATTTTGCCGGCTTGGGAATCGTGATGCTCAGCTCACTTTTTTATGCATTATATATGGTGATTGTCAACAAGTCAAATCTTAAGGTCTCGGGATTTAAGCTTACTTTTTATTCCATGCTTTTTACGTCTCTATTTTTTATGACAAAAGCAATTCTCGGAAATGAATCGTTTGCCATTCCTTCTACCGCTATTTTTTTTAACTTTCTTATTTTTGCTTTTCTTACCACGGTTATTTCCAGCCTATGCCTGGTCTATGCCATTAAATATATCGGTTCTACACCTGTTGCCATTTTAGGAGCTTTAGAACCTGTAGTGGCTGTAATGGTAAGTGTACTTATCTTTCATGAACAGCTTACCACCAACTTACTGATCGGTATTACACTGATTTTGCTGGGAGTGATTTTAAATGTCATTTCAGACCGGAAAAAAGTTACCCACGTTTAAAATATTTTAAATAAAATAAACCCCGAAGAAAAAAATCTCCGGGGTTTATTATTAAGATCCCAACAGTTTTTTGAAGAAACCACTGGAACCATTACGCCTAGTTTCTGCTTCTGCAGTTCTAAGATTATCTTCTGCAATTTTTGTAGGATTATATTCCAATGCTTTTTTTAAGTTTTCTGCTGCATCTGCATATTGTCCCAGATCTAACTGAGAAGTCCCTAAATGCTCATATACCTCAGCAATAATATCTCTGGTAATATTCTCCTGTTTAGGAATGACATTAAGAGCCATTAAAGCGTAATCTACCGTTTTTTCATTTTCCTGTAAATGATAACCACAATGTACTGCCCAATAATAACACCAAAAATCTTCATTTCCCAAGGCAATACTCTGCTCAAAGCTTTCCAGTGCTGTCATCTCATCCTGAAGCTTTGCGACCTGAATATATCCCATATTATATAAAGCGACCTGTACAGAACGTATTTTATTCTGCTCAGAGGCAAAGTGTACTGCATACTGCAAGCATTCAAGTGCCTTGGCATAGTTGTCTTCCTCTAAAAAAATATTGGATCGGCTGATTAGTATGCTTGGGTTATCCGGCATTTCTTCCAATATATTGTCTGCTTCTTCTGAGGCAGTATGTATATCCGACTGTATTCCTGATGCTTCTTCAACCTTTGCCTTATTGATGTAAAAATTGGTAAAGCAACGTACAATTTCCGGGTTACTCAGTAAAGGATCGGTTGCATCCAGGGAATAATAAGTGTCTAATCCTGCCGTGAGCCATTCCAATGCCTGCTCATAGTCTTTTAGCTCCATGCAGTTATTGCAAAGATGATCCACAGTATTGAAATAGGTTTCCATGTCCATCCCCTCCATAAAGTCCTCTAAAAGCTTCTCTCCGTCTACAAGGGCTTCTTTTAAATTCCCAGCTTCCAAATGAGCGTTAAATCTGTTTTGCAGGATATACATGAAATAGCTATGCTTCATGCCTTCTGTTGTAACAGCAATTGCCTGATCATATAAACCCTGGTTCGTCAATTCTATTGCCAGATTATTACAACACATGGCAAAGGTGTGGGGGTCTTCATTGAACGGATTTCCGTTTTTCTCAACTATCATTTTATGGTAAAGATCATAGGACGCCATATAACAATTCCTTTTAAGTTGGGTAAGCCTTTCCTTTTCCAACTCTGACATATGAGGATATTGGCCGAATAACCTGTTAAGCTCTACACCCGCGTTATAAACTTCCATTGCTTCAGAAGTACCGCAGCTAAGGTCCAACAACAGAAAATCAGGGCTAAGGTTGTGGTGATTTTTCATTGTAAATAAGCGAACCTGCAAGGTAGGTGATGGGATCAGGGATATTACTTTTTCATAATAAGGAACGGCTTCTTCCCATTGATGTAACCAATAGAATGCAGATCCTGCATGACGATGGCACCATGGGTGATTGGGGCTTATATTGATTCCCTGTCTGCTCCATTCTATACATTGAAGAAGTGCTTTTTCACGGTCATTGGTGAAAACTTCGTGATGATCTAATGCAATCAGTCCCAATATGGCACATAGATCCGCATCAGGAGCAGATTCGTTGATTGAATTTGCCCATAGATAGATTTCTTTCAATTCTTCCCAATCGTCAGGCAGAGCGTGTCCCTGTATCCAGTTTTTGGCAGCCACAGCATAGTTTTTTTGGCGGAATGCTTCTATTGCTCCTTGATGTAATGTATTCACAGTATTTTCTATAGATTTATATTTTTGTTTCTTCCAGGTATTCTTCATTGGTCATGGTAAAGGCCTTTTCTATTTTAGGATACCAGCTCACCGCTTCCCTGAACAGTTCCCAGTCATAAAGAAATACCTTAAATACTTTTCCGTTTCCAGAATAGCTGTCATGAGTAAGGCCTTCCTGACTTGAAGAATAAAAAAGGTTACATTTTTCAGGATGCTCAAGGGTATTGGGACGAAGGCAATAGGTTCTCATATCAAAGATCTCAGTCTCTCTTTCCTCTCCTATGTCAATACTTCCTACCAACCCTCTCTCTCCATGAATACGCATCATAAAGCAATAGCCGCCATACCAGAAACTATTTTTATCATCATCCTTGTAACTATTGTATCTTTCTTGTATCACCGGGAGATTGAGGTAGCCAATTACCTCCTCAGGTATGACCGTCTCTAAAAACTTGTTGTAGAAATAAGCGCCACGCTCAGCTCTTATAAGGACATCATTCCATAAAAGGTTTAATTGATCAATATACTGTATGGGAACCCTCTGTTCAAAAAAATCGATGAACGGAAAGTCCTCATTTTCTTTGTAAACCACAGACAAAACATTCTTATTATTATCTTCCTCTATTATACATATAAAGAATACAAACCCGGATGAATGGGTAAACATCACATGAGCTTGTGCGTCTTCTGTATCCGGATGCAATTGTACTTCATAATCTCCAAAAGTATAATATTGATATTCTTCGTCATGAAGTTTCACAATATTCATCAATCTCTGAAAATTTTCCAGTTGAAGCAGAAACGATGGTAAGTCTTTAAATTCAGTATTCTCAAAATAGGTAGGAATAGATTGAAGTTCAAGAAGATCCTTTTCCTCTTTTGAAAGAAACTGAATATGTTCATTCAGTATAGGAGTATTCTGTTCCAGCATTTTAATAGCTACAGAACGGCAAAGCCAGTCATTCCAGGTAAAGAGATCTTCTATATCAATATCCTCTTCGGTATACAGTATCTCTTCTGAAAAAATAGCCTTTGGAAATGTACGGTCAAAAATTCCATCTTCGTCGTCTTCATCACAAAGGAAAAAATCTGCCGCTATTCTTGTTTTTTTGTAGTCATAATGATACCCTTCCGTCGCTGTAAAGACTCTTGCAGAAGTTTTTCCCTTTACTACCAAATCTCCATGGTTATAATGTCCCCAGAAGCATCCTTTTACATTCATGTTTCCGGCAATATACAGCTCCTGCCCTCCTACAATGATATGGTCTGCTTCAACATTCCCCAGCACATATAAACAGGTAGAGCCATCAGATTCTTCATTATAAATATTTTTTGCAGTAAGGTTTCCATTGACCAAAATAACCAGACAATTCTTCTGTTCAAATTCAGAGTCATGAATTCCCTTAAAAAGCATAAAAGGAGTATCTAAATTCAGATTCTCCAATTCCATATCATGATCTATATAAATCACCCAGTCTTCGTCAAATTCCCCCTCATGTTTTTCATTATGTACATACAGCCAGCTATCCTTAGGAAATTGATGTTTAATATCTTTAAATTGTATATACTTCATTCCAGAACTTTTAATGGATTAAATGTGTTATATATTTTCATCATTTGTGATTTTTAATGTTCGATTTTCAGTCCATCAATAATAAGAGTATTAGAACTTAAATTTATATACATACTGTAATAATCCCCTGTTGTCTGGTCTGTCATCAGCTCCATTACTGCGGACTTAAATTCAATTTTTCTGGATGGTAATTTTCCATAGAAATCTGTTACGGTAATCTGTCCATCTAAACCGGCTTTGTTTTGTACAAATGCCCTTAAAAGTGAAATATCCGGCTTTTCAAAATCCAATGATAAATAAAATGCTTTAACATCACTGGATTTATCTTCATTATTTAATAAGGTTTTATTATAAGAAATGGTATATGATTTAAGAGCAGAGACCACCTGGTTT containing:
- a CDS encoding tetratricopeptide repeat protein; translated protein: MKNTWKKQKYKSIENTVNTLHQGAIEAFRQKNYAVAAKNWIQGHALPDDWEELKEIYLWANSINESAPDADLCAILGLIALDHHEVFTNDREKALLQCIEWSRQGINISPNHPWCHRHAGSAFYWLHQWEEAVPYYEKVISLIPSPTLQVRLFTMKNHHNLSPDFLLLDLSCGTSEAMEVYNAGVELNRLFGQYPHMSELEKERLTQLKRNCYMASYDLYHKMIVEKNGNPFNEDPHTFAMCCNNLAIELTNQGLYDQAIAVTTEGMKHSYFMYILQNRFNAHLEAGNLKEALVDGEKLLEDFMEGMDMETYFNTVDHLCNNCMELKDYEQALEWLTAGLDTYYSLDATDPLLSNPEIVRCFTNFYINKAKVEEASGIQSDIHTASEEADNILEEMPDNPSILISRSNIFLEEDNYAKALECLQYAVHFASEQNKIRSVQVALYNMGYIQVAKLQDEMTALESFEQSIALGNEDFWCYYWAVHCGYHLQENEKTVDYALMALNVIPKQENITRDIIAEVYEHLGTSQLDLGQYADAAENLKKALEYNPTKIAEDNLRTAEAETRRNGSSGFFKKLLGS
- a CDS encoding aminotransferase class I/II-fold pyridoxal phosphate-dependent enzyme, which gives rise to MDIFERIKENPGPLGQFADYGEGYFIFPRLEGPIGPRMQFQGREVIFWSANDYLGLCNHPEVIEADAKAAAEYGMFYPMGARAMSGETDQHLQLERELADFVKKESAYLLNFGYQGMVSTIDALVSRNDVIVYDMDSHACIVDGVRLHSGKRFTYKHNDMESLEKNLQRATKVAEETGGGILVITEGVFGMRGQQGKIKEICELKSKYQFRLLVDDAHGFGTLGKTGAGVGEEQDCNDQIDVYFSTFAKSMAGFGAFLAGDKEIIRYLKFNLRSQIFAKSLTMPMVIGGLKRLELLRSRPEIKAKLWENVDKLQSGLKERGFNIGDTNTCVTPVMMQGTPVEATLLVKDLRENYGIFTSVVVYPVIPKGMILLRLIPTASHTDAEINETLAAFEGIHDKLVSGYYKEQEQKLLQEQGLSFKPI
- a CDS encoding DMT family transporter, whose translation is MKLKGYMLGVLSAVSYGLIPIFILPIKQAHFSMDITLFYRFFFSALMVGGYLIYSRQNFRINKKEALILAILGICYALSSEFLFLGYDFLTPGIASTVLFIYPVIVALIMFFFYKERLTQLSVVSLLLALAGVIVLCLKGNGFEINFAGLGIVMLSSLFYALYMVIVNKSNLKVSGFKLTFYSMLFTSLFFMTKAILGNESFAIPSTAIFFNFLIFAFLTTVISSLCLVYAIKYIGSTPVAILGALEPVVAVMVSVLIFHEQLTTNLLIGITLILLGVILNVISDRKKVTHV
- a CDS encoding PLP-dependent cysteine synthase family protein — translated: MSNVYDNILGLIGHTPMVKLNTVTKDIPATVYAKLESYNPGHSTKDRIALHIIENAEERGLLKEDSVVVETTSGNTGFSIAMVCIIKGYKCILAVSDKTKPEKIAYLKALGATVYICPANVPADDPRSYYEVAKRIALETPNSIYINQYFNELNIDAHYQTTGPEIWEQTEGKITHLFACTGTGGTLSGSAKFLKEKNPDIKIIGVDADGSILKSYHETGEIHKEDVHPYQIEGMGKNLIPSALLFDKVDEFVRVNDEMAAYRTREIALKEAIMGGYTTGAVTQGLMQYAQSHELTENDMVVLIYPDHGSRYITKVYSDKWMAEQGFVNNCVHNYDEVFKTEFIK